The sequence below is a genomic window from Polaribacter vadi.
GTTTTCCACAAAATAATTGATAATTCTATTGGCCTTCTTAATGTCTTTTGTGCCAACTGCTTTTTGCAATTCAAAATTATTAAAGTCTTTAGAAATTCCAATATTCTCTTCAATATGTTTATCATTAATGATGGTTTCTACTGGTAGAATCAACATTAACTTATCCAATTCATTTGCTATTTTGCTTAAATCAGTTCCCAAAAACTCCACTAACATATGAGCAGCTTTTGGTTCTATTTGATATTTTTTTCCACTTAAAACTCTTCTAATCCAATCTGAAACTTGATTGTCATATAATTTTTTACTCTCGAAAATTAAACCCGATTTTGCAATGGCTTTGTGTAGTTTTTTACGTTTATCTAACTTTTTGTATTTATAGTTGATAACCAAAACTGTAGTTGGCTGTGGATTTTGCGCATAAGAAACCAGTTTTTCGATAGTTCTGCTTAAATCCTGAGCTTCTTTAATAATTAAAACCTGCCTTTCAGCCATCATTGGGTAACGTTTTGCAGAAGCAACAATATCTTCTACACTTGCATCTCTACCATACATAATTTGCTGATTGAAGCCTTTTTCAGCTTCATCTAAAACCGTTTTTTCTATATAATCAGATATTTTATCTATATAATAAGGTTCTTCTCCCATTAAAAAATAAATGGGTTTTATATCGCCTTTTTTAATATCTGAAACAATGGTTCTTATCTCGTTCATAAGCCTATCCTTACTCCTTTCCAAAGGAAAGGAAACTCTTGCTAATTAATTATTCTAATGAATACTTTGTCTGAAAATAAATATCTGAAAGTAATTTTTTATACATTTATCGAATGCAAAAACTCAATCTACCCAACTATAAATTCAAACTCAAAAGTAGCGAAAATAAGACGCTTATTTTTGATAATTTTCGAAAAAAATATTTTGTTTTAACTCCAGAAGAATGGGTTCGTCAGCATTTTGTGCAGTTTTTAATTGATGAAAAAAAATATCCTGTTTCTTTAATCGCCATTGAAAAGCAATTAACAATCAACAACAGAAAAAAAAGAACTGATATTTTAGTTTTTAATACTGATGGAAATCCTGATATTATTGTAGAATGTAAAGCACCACAAATAAAAATTACTCAAGCTACTTTCGATCAAATTGCACGATACAATCTAAAACTAAAAGCCAATTATTTAATTGTTACCAATGGTTTAGATCATTTTTACTGCAAAATGGATTTTGAAAAAGAAACCTATATTTTCTTGAAAGAAATACCAGCTTATAATTAAGAAAACTTTAGTTATAAAACAGTTTTTAAAATGT
It includes:
- a CDS encoding type I restriction enzyme HsdR N-terminal domain-containing protein — translated: MQKLNLPNYKFKLKSSENKTLIFDNFRKKYFVLTPEEWVRQHFVQFLIDEKKYPVSLIAIEKQLTINNRKKRTDILVFNTDGNPDIIVECKAPQIKITQATFDQIARYNLKLKANYLIVTNGLDHFYCKMDFEKETYIFLKEIPAYN
- the holA gene encoding DNA polymerase III subunit delta, whose protein sequence is MNEIRTIVSDIKKGDIKPIYFLMGEEPYYIDKISDYIEKTVLDEAEKGFNQQIMYGRDASVEDIVASAKRYPMMAERQVLIIKEAQDLSRTIEKLVSYAQNPQPTTVLVINYKYKKLDKRKKLHKAIAKSGLIFESKKLYDNQVSDWIRRVLSGKKYQIEPKAAHMLVEFLGTDLSKIANELDKLMLILPVETIINDKHIEENIGISKDFNNFELQKAVGTKDIKKANRIINYFVENPKNNPTVMTISLLNSFFTKLLLFHGLENKSKDAVSKSLGVGFYFIDDYFTAARNYPMRKVAQVIAFLRDADVKSKGVGASQTQRDILKELLFKILH